The genomic region TCGGTCTGAGTCCCTCCGAGCAGGTCCCACCATGACTCGAACCAGCCCCGGGTCTCCGCCACCCGGTCCTCGGGCAGCGGGTGCAGCGGGTTCGGACTCGGCCCGGGCACGTGGAAGTAGGACGCGAGCACGGTCCGTTCGTTGATCAGATACACCTCCGTGGGGGCTGGGACGTGGACGTCCGGAGCTCGAACTCCACCTCGCTGTGGTCGCGCCTCGCCGTGTCCTCCAACAGGTGCCGAAGTTCCTCGATGTCAGGGCTGCCCCCGTCGCCGCCCATGCACAGCACACGCACGCGGATCGAGGCAGGCGGCACGCCGCCCTCGGCGACCCTGAAGGCATCCTGGACGAGCTGGCCCAGCGACCCACGGAGTAGGCCCGGCCTGGTCCATCGTTCTTCTCCCCGCGGCGGCCGCAGGACGCGGGTTCCGCTGCCCTGCCGGGACTGGATGTACCCCTCGTCGGCCAGCTTCCTGAGCGCACGCTGCACCGTGTCGCGCGCAACGCCGAATTCCTTGGCCGTTTCGCGTTGGGGCGGAAGCCGTGACCCGGGTGGGAAAATGCCGCCGGCGATCTGGTCCAGCAGGATGCGCATGACGCGGTCGACCTCGAGGCTCGCACCTTCCCGCCGACTTTCCTCGTCCAAGGAGCCCACCTAGTTGTCTCGGGCCAGCGAAGAAACCGGACTACACGCCCGCAGACCTCAGTGTGACCCCTCCTTCTTCAGCAGTTCGATCATCCCCGTCCCGTCCTCGTCCCCGTGCCCCTGGGCCACCCGCTTCTCCATCAGCTCCAGGTACGGCGTCAGCAGCTCGGGGCTGACGTGCTGTTCCTCGGCCGTGCGCAGGAACGTGGGGATGCCCGCCGCCTGCATCGCGAGGTTGGAGACGACGCCCTTGGTGTAGTCGCCGCTCTCCAGCTGGTCGGCGGTCTGGTGGACGGCCGGGGCCATCGCGGTGAGCCAGCCGAAGAGCAGCGGCGCGAAGTCCTTCGGGGCGATGTCCTCCGGGCGGATCAGCGCGAAGGCGTGCATGACGCCCGCGAACATGCCGTTCATCGCGCTCAGCAACGCCACGTCGTGCAGCGCGGCGAAGCCCGGGTCGGCCCCGACGTACCGGGTGCCGGCCGGGACGGCGAGGGTGTCGCGGTGCTCGGCGAACAGCTCGGGGGAGCCGCTGTAGAAGACGTATCCGCCGGACTCCGGGACCCCGATCATCGGCGGGACGGCCATGATCCCGCCGTCCAGGAAGCGGGCGCCGCGCGCTTCGGCCCAGGCGGCGCGCGCACGGCCCTGGCCCGGGGTGCCGGTGGTCAGGTTCACCAGGTCCCGGCCGGTGAGGTCGGCCCCGTCGAGGGCCTCGCCCACGGAGGCGTCGTCGAGCAGACACGCGACCACGAGCCGGTTCGCGGCCACCGCCTCAGCGGCGGTCCGGGCAACGGTGGCGCCTTCGGCGGCGAGGGCCTCGGCGCGGGAGGCCGTGCGGTTCCAGACGGTCACCGGGTGTCCTGCGGCGAGCCAGGCGCGTGCCAGGGCGGTGCCCATGTCGCCGGTGCCGAGGAGGGTGAGAGGGGTGCGGGAATCAACTGGGTTGTCGGTCATGGCGTTTAGGCTCGTCCCAGGGGTGCGACCGCTCAAGTACGTACTTCGAAGTGGGCGGTTACCCCGGGGGAAGCGTGCAGGCAGCGGAAGGGGAGGGCTCGGGGATGGGGACGAGGGGGCGGCGG from Streptomyces chartreusis NRRL 3882 harbors:
- a CDS encoding GntR family transcriptional regulator produces the protein MDEESRREGASLEVDRVMRILLDQIAGGIFPPGSRLPPQRETAKEFGVARDTVQRALRKLADEGYIQSRQGSGTRVLRPPRGEERWTRPGLLRGSLGQLVQDAFRVAEGGVPPASIRVRVLCMGGDGGSPDIEELRHLLEDTARRDHSEVEFELRTSTSQPPRRCI
- a CDS encoding NAD(P)-dependent oxidoreductase produces the protein MTDNPVDSRTPLTLLGTGDMGTALARAWLAAGHPVTVWNRTASRAEALAAEGATVARTAAEAVAANRLVVACLLDDASVGEALDGADLTGRDLVNLTTGTPGQGRARAAWAEARGARFLDGGIMAVPPMIGVPESGGYVFYSGSPELFAEHRDTLAVPAGTRYVGADPGFAALHDVALLSAMNGMFAGVMHAFALIRPEDIAPKDFAPLLFGWLTAMAPAVHQTADQLESGDYTKGVVSNLAMQAAGIPTFLRTAEEQHVSPELLTPYLELMEKRVAQGHGDEDGTGMIELLKKEGSH